A genomic segment from Bacillus rossius redtenbacheri isolate Brsri chromosome 5, Brsri_v3, whole genome shotgun sequence encodes:
- the LOC134531565 gene encoding uncharacterized protein LOC134531565, translated as MDSNEDSRNIPSNSKRKRKYGCLQEVRKKIKLQSHEIRPDCQCKKKCFEIVDEDKRKEIIKRMNSMHSTDEINICLAGLITILPVKQRRPRQPEEVANLRDATFSYRLRYLEEGKPAEVSVCRKAFMSVHGIGKGKVNYILQSLKSSGDASRDKRGKHKNRVHALPDETNQKIHYHINSLRERESLYSQKDSKKKYLPEELNISKVYKMFLEKNPDTKVSYETYRSIFNADFNIAFGYPRTDTCAQCDVFNARKSCLEAELQIAEDNQTKERLSNEINNICTDRKSHHKTAQQWYDLKRKAKVTCRRDIIKEAIVFDFSKNYPIPNITTGEVYYRRQLSMFFFNVHVLSTGRSVFYVYPETVGQKGSNEVCSFLHHFIYNYLEENVTELEEFCETKNHTVFTRNTACNMSHVHTR; from the coding sequence ATGGATTCAAATGAAGATAGCAGGAATATTCCCTCCAATTCAAAAAGAAAACGTAAGTATGGCTGTTTGCAAGAGGTTAGGaagaaaataaaacttcaaaGTCATGAAATACGCCCAGACTGCCAATGTAAGAAAAAGTGTTTTGAGATTGTAGATGAAGATAAAAGAAAAGAGATAATTAAACGTATGAACAGTATGCATTCTACTGACGAGATAAACATCTGTCTTGCTGGGTTGATAACCATATTACCAGTTAAACAACGGCGTCCCAGACAGCCAGAAGAAGTAGCAAATCTGAGAGACGCCACCTTTTCGTACCGTTTACGATACTTGGAAGAAGGAAAACCAGCTGAAGTAAGCGTTTGCAGAAAAGCTTTCATGTCAGTGCATGGGATAGGAAAAGGTAAAGTTAATTATATTTTGCAATCGCTTAAGAGTTCGGGGGATGCGTCAAGGGACAAACGTGGTAAACACAAGAACCGTGTTCATGCACTTCCAGATGAAACTAACCAAAAAATTCATTATCACATTAACAGCTTAAGAGAAAGAGAGAGTCTTTATAGTCAGAAAGACAGCAAGAAGAAGTATTTACCTGAAGAGTTAAATATATCGAAGGTCTACAAAATGTTCCTAGAGAAGAAtcctgatacaaaagtatcataCGAGACCTACAGAAGTATTTTCAATGCAGATTTTAATATTGCTTTTGGATACCCCAGAACTGACACTTGCGCACAGTGTGATGTATTTAATGCCAGAAAAAGTTGCTTAGAAGCAGAACTGCAAATCGCTGAGGACAACCAAACAAAAGAAAGGTTAAGTAATGAAATTAACAACATCTGCACTGATAGGAAATCACATCACAAGACAGCTCAACAGTGGTATGATCTGAAAAGAAAGGCCAAAGTTACATGTCGACGTGACATCATAAAGGAAGCAATAGTGTTTGATTTCTCAAAGAACTACCCGATTCCGAATATCACTACTGGTGAAGTTTACTACAGACGTCAACTTTCTATGTTCTTCTTCAATGTCCATGTTTTGTCGACTGGAAGAAGCGTGTTTTATGTGTATCCTGAAACAGTCGGGCAAAAGGGAAGTAATGAAGTTTGTTCTTTTCTCCACCATTTTATCTACAACTATCTAGAAGAAAATGTCACCGAACTGGAGGAATTTTGCGAAACCAAAAACCACACCGTTTTCACAAGGAACACCGCCTGCAACATGTCACATGTACATACCCGATAA